The Octopus sinensis linkage group LG18, ASM634580v1, whole genome shotgun sequence genome segment accagaatTTGCAGGACATCttcattgagctctacagatcttccaggatgagtcTTGTCTtccaggctgtagtttccggcttggaatttctggaagcatcagtgacactggcttacacttattgtccaatcctcatatactgcattagtattttgcactttctgttgcattgttgcctttattgaactcaaagcaaaatatgctgaatgtgCTCTTTGgtcactttcattatagctttgaaaaaataactgttaaaatcgaattgcactcttcaaaacttgcactaagaatgaggacaaggtaaaattactacctgcttttatagcaagctgatgcaggtagtttatcccatccccttcCGAAttttcatgcaactgaaaaaaaaacattatttatgggatgacccaataatgTTGCTGTATagcagtagttctcaactggggttttATAAGACCCTTGGGGGCCCATGAAAGATGATGACAACCACGATGACAATGAGaagcacagcaacaacaacaacaaccatgagGACAGTGATTACAAtcatgatgagaatgatgatgatgatgatgatgaaaatattaaatccttaaatccttaaaaatgctttagcccgaaggccgcggccatgctggggcaccactgctgagaataacatttaaaacaaaaacaagcctGAACAACACAAAGGTGCTCACCACTCTCAGTACAGCCCCATCCGGACATTATACACATCTTCCCATTCTCTGGAAACTGGCTGTTGCCCTGGTGGGCAAGGCCGACGCTTTTTATTTTCGGGTGGATATGAGTAGGTACAGGGTGGGCAAGTTTCAACAGTGCAATGTCATCGTGGAAAGCTGAAAAAGAAATGTTTGACAACTTCAGTTAGGTTcatcctttctccctctctctctctctctcccactctccctccatccctccccctctctctctttcctaccctccctctctctcttctttctttctcttgtgctttctctatttctctctctcctttgtctCTTCatccctctcttgctctctttctccctcccactcttcctccgtcctttcctctctctctttcccaccctccctctctctcttctctctttctcttgtgctttctctatttatctctcccttctgactcttcctccctctcttgctctctcttcctctctgtctctcttgtgctctctctatttcactctttcgcctctctctctttcttactccgtctctctctcctctctctttcttgctctctcactctctctgtctatctgtctctgtatctctctttctctttctctctcaagctGTGCAGTGAAGTTTTGGATCGGATGCTgtacctttatttttttctaaaatcacAGGGCTCTGTTGTGGAGGGGTTGGCAGCAAACTGATATGACCCtactaatacactccctatttttAGGCGACTTTAAATAAAAACCTTTGACTCTACAATactgtatggttgtgatgcatgtgcctggtgtacccttatcagacgggtagtcatgatgggtatattgggcttcgtatattttaccccagtgtcactttgatggcatgaactgctctctcactcaataataataattataataataataataataataattcattaaatTGATTCGTTCTTTAATCATTTGTATTTATCATTACAATAAATATCTGTTAATTATCAGATATTTTAGAATTACGggcaaagttttaaaaaaattcttcattcGTGAGTGAAGATTGGGGATAGGAAGTAAATGAATCCGTTAGCAGTGCAGGGGAAACAACTGCGACAGGCAGTTAACGAATGAGTTATGTACCTTTGTAGGATGGAATTCCCGCTTTACGCAACGCCATTATAATAACAGCCGACAATTTTGTAGAACTTTTTATTTGTCTCTCAGTCATtctgtctgcctctgtctgtctgtgatttTTCTCTGGGATTTATGTAACTTCTTTTGCAGAATGCAATTCAGTGACAAAGTTTTCTAATAAAGATATTTACAGAGATTtggaaatctgtgtgtgtgtgtgtgtgtgtgtgtgtgtgtgcgtgcgtgcgtgcgtgcgtgtgtgtgtgtgtgtgtgtgtgcgtgcgtgtgtgtgtgtgcagtagcaGGGTTTAAACTCAAACGTTTGAGGAATATTCGACCAAATTCTGAGTTGGTAGTTGTTCAGTTGATCAGAGATATGGGACGCAAAAcgtggagagaaagagggagagaaagagagagagagagaaagagagagagaaagagggagagaaagagagagagagagagaaagagagaaagtgtgtgtgtgtatgagagagagagagagagagagagaaagagagaaagtgtgtgtgtgtatgagagagagagagagagagagagagagagaaagtgtgtgtgtgtgtgtatgagagagagagacagacaaacaggcagcaCTATGTAAGAGTGATCCCTCTTCTCactgaattttatttctttatatttgtatctatattttcaaactttgtatttcaagtttgtgtgtgtaaagaagaAGAACGGAGCAggggtggggtgatggtggtacagaagaagaagaagaagaagaagaagaaaaaaaaagaagaagaaaaagaagaaaaagaagaagaaaaagaagaagaaaaagaagaaaaagaagaagaggaggggacgGTGACGACTACGAGGacgaggagaaggaggatgacgaggagaaggaggaggatggggaTAAGGAcgaggatgaggagaaggaggaggacgaggaataGGAGGAGGCGGAAGAGGTGGacgaggaggaagtggaagagaaggaggaggaagaggtggacgaggaagagaaggaggaggaaggggaggaggcggAAGAGGTGAACGAGGAGGACGGGGaaggggaagagaaggaggaggaacagGAGGAGGAATCAAGAatagttacaataataataatcctttctaatatgggcacaaggcctgaaatttttgggaaaaatttttggGTGTTTCAATTTatcgagccccccccccccaaaggattaaaggcaaagtcgacctagacggaatttgaacttagaacatgaagacagacaaaatacctatttctttattacccacaaggggctaaacacagaggggacaaacaaagacagacaaagggattaagtcgattacatcgatcccagttcgtaactggtactttatttatcgaccccgaaaggatgaaaggcaaagtcgaccacggcggaatttgaactcagaacgtaacgacagacgaattaccgcaaagcatttcgcccggcatgctaacgatcctgctagctcaacaccttaataataataataatgattacaacaaaaacagcagcagtagtgaaggcgcaatggcccagtggttagggcagcggacttgcagtcggaggatcgcggtttcgattcccagattgggcgttgtgtgtgtttatcgagtgaaaacacctgaagcgccacgaggctccggcagagggtggtagcgacccctgttgcactctttcgccccaactttctctcactctttcttcctgtttcttgtccccgactccctacgcaaccgctgagcctggatgcgcattcatccatccgtcgatgctctcagtgtcggagggttgacctgctctctcttctgcgggtctcaCGAATAGCcaaggaccacgttttggaccgctcaacagcagtagcagcaatagaGTTGGTGAATGCAACattccccattattattattaaaaatatcaagAATATTACGCAAAATCTAGACTTACCATTGATCTGAAAGTTGGGATGGATTATAATTTTGGCAACTTTGACATTCCATTGGCGCCATTTCATCTTGCGGAATATTTTACCAACAATATTCATAAATCTCTCCTTTATACTTGGctggaaatggaagaaaaatattgtgagatttcagtgtgtgtgtgtataaaattattattattattattattattattattatttattattattattattattatattattattattatttattattattattattatattattattatcatcattattatattattattatttattattattattatattattattatattattattattatcattattattattattaattattattaattattattattattattattattatttattattattatcattattattattattatttattattattattattattattattattattatttattattattattattattattatcatcattattatcattattattattattatttattattattattattatattatcattattattattattaattattattaattattattattattatttattattattattatttattgttatactattattattattattatttattattattattattattatattattattaatattattatcattatttattattattatttagcagaagtaacacaGCGACTCAAGGTGCAAGAGAAGAGTTTggtgcattggcacttatcaaactaacataaccatacctacacacacacatacacacacgcgcgcgcgcagagAAAAccggtttcttccagtttctgtctcccacaaggatttggttagcCCAGAGCCGTAGCAGACGACAGAAAACACTCCAAAgcgccactcagtgggactgaacctaaaaccacgtaTTCGGTGACCAAGCTCATTAAAACACACAACCATACTTATATGCTTAATGAGATTTAATTAACTGAAAACAGCAAAACTTTATAGAGGCCCTAATCAAGTAATTAATTTCCTGTTGATAGAGGATCAGCCAAAGGTTCATTTGTTCAACCAATTTAGTTCCTATTTGTGCAAGTAACATATAACCGGCTGAGTATTCCGTATATGTGAGTACTTAAACAAAATTCTTCAGTCAAATCCGTGTGATAAAGCAGTGTGAGAAAACGGAAAATTTAAATTACATCTACCCCTTCTATCCCATTCatccatttgtgtatgtgtgtgtgtgtgtgtatgtgtgtgtgtttacacggacactcgtgtatgtatgtatgcgtcctCCCGGTGTGAGGAGACAGTTACCTCCCTTTAAATAAATATTCCTTTCGGCACTGTCatggtctttctctctctctctctctctctctctctctctctctctttctctctctctctctctctctgtatatatatatctatatatataaaactctagttgtgtgagtctgtccccttcgatttagattcctaactcctcccacattttgcggtgcagtttaaccaaattcgggtatcttatagtcgtgattcctatcgagcccgtctgactattagcgcgcgtcaacgatgagtctacgattttaaaaataatttaacatcattttttattccattttaatgcataaaatgcatcgtgtgtcgatggcggcggagttggcgtccacgctcacagctgcacctgtttgcttctcccccttccctccctcgtgaagctgtggggaagggagtgtaaagaaatcaacgtcgtaatgcgttgtgaaggaaaccacgttctttagaacaacgacttcatggcttgaagacaccaaaacaaaaatggctaagaaagcccgaatttatagggaagtaactctctaaaaatgcttatatagttatttcccttacaaacccgagcaacgccgggcgatacctatagatatatatatatatatatatatatatatatatatataggcacgtaaaaagcgccaaccgatcgtggccgtctccagcctcctctggcccctgtgccagtgacacataaaaagcatccattacagcacagagtggttggcgttaggaagggcatccagctgtagaaacactgctagatcaaaattggagcctggtgcagcctcttggtttccccagaccccagtcgaatgttcctgcccatgctagcatggaaaacggacattaaactatgatgatgatgatatatatatatatatgtatgtttatatatatacatatatatatatatatatatatataatatatatataatatatatataatatatatatatatctatatatatacctttgtgtgATATGAGACCCAACCTTCTATGATTGTATGTCAGGTAATTTTGCGACATACAGTTGTATATCTTCAAATTCcatgttcaaatcctgttgagattgaatttgcctttcatctttccagggtccaCAAAgcaaaataccagtaatatattaggGCCAATTagaataccagtaatacactgggACCAATTAaactgatttgtttattttttttgtgtcaGCTTGGTTGCAGTGCAGAGCTGTAAATTCCTCCCTAGACAGAAGTGGCGGGAGGGGAGCTGCAGGACTCAACATGAAACCACACTTAGTGTATTTTGTCCCCCTTTGTCAGTCGGTACCCCGGGTACTACCCCACACATACCCAAAAGGAAGCAGTAGGGTGgggggtggtgatggtagtggttgtggtgtgcAGGTAGGGGATATTAGGTTTAAAGCGACATAGTTTAGTTTCAGCATTAAGTCTATTCCGATGGGGACGGGGTTAGAATTttgtgtggggtgggggggtgGAGAGAAGCCAGTTCttgtctttgtttgttttgtgttatgaaaacaaatatttgtaaagGAGAAACTTGATGTTCAAAAGTTGAGAGAAGATCTCAGAGTGCAACGGGGTGGGGGGGAGAATTCAAAACAACTTTTAGTGTTTACATCTGACATAGTTTACATCGGGGacggtgtgtgcatgtgtgttgtacatgcatgcgtgtgagtgtgtgtgtgtgtgtgtgtgtgtgtaagtatctgtgtgtgtatgtgtgtgtgcgtgcatacatatagatatgcatgtgtgtgtaagtgtgtgtgcgcgtacatatagacatgcatgtgtgtgtataagtgtgtgtgagtatacatataggcattcatgtgtgtaagtgtgtcgtgtgtgtgtgtatgtgtttatgtatgtatatgtatgtgtgtgtgtagtggtgtatttatatatgctttgtatgtctctatatttatgtgtatgtgttgtgtgtgcacacgcgtgcgtgtaagtgcttgtgtgcatgtgtgtgtgtgtataagtgtatgtttgtgtgcgtgtggtgtgtgtgtgtatgtatgtatatatatatttccaagtaaatttatctatatatatatataaatatatacatacaggcacatatatatatatgtgtatgtatgtatgtaattatatgaatctgtgtttgtgtgtgtatgtaatagatatatatatatatatatatatatatatatatatatatacacatagatgcatatgtatatatatactatatatatatgtatatacacatacacaaacacatatatgtatgtatgtacgtatgtatgtaattatatgactgtgtgtgtgtactttagtcAAAAGGCAGTAAGTGATCCTTGGATTACAGTTTTCGACTTACTTTCAAGTGGGTCGATGCCATTCTTGCTGTCCAACTTCCCACGGAAATTGGTGCCGAACTAGAAACAGAGAAAGTAAGGAGAGTTGCACTGAAGAATATGGCATGGTTAGCATTtgtcaaagaatttaataaacaaaAGAGTTTGTCAGCCTCTTAGAGTAACCAGGATGAAAAATGGTAAATGTTATGTTTTGTGGaaccagaacacacacacacatacacacacgcacacacacaatttttactcccacatacacatatatattcatacatatatatgaacatgcacacacacacacacataagtacgtgagatgcacaattacacacacacacatgcatacatgcacaaatatataagtacacaattacacacatatacatacatgtacatacacacacctataaggTATGACACCATTggtatagcaacaacaacaacaaaaacagcagtggaggcgcaatagcccaatggttagggcagcggactcacggtcggaggatcgcggtttcgattcccaggctgggcgttgtgtatgtttattgagtaaaaacgcctaaagctccacgaggcttcagcaggggatggtggcaacccctgttgtactctttcgctccaactttctctcactctttcttcctgtttcttgtccccgactttctacgcaactgctgagcctggatgcgctttcatccatccgtcgatgctctcggtgtcgggggggttgacctgctttctcttctacgggtcttacaaatagcaaaggaccacgtttcagacttctcccatcttgcgagctctgggacaaagaccattcactcaacagcaacagctgcCGTCCAAGactttggacctggagatctccatttccagcgacttcgagggccacctcccagtggtgttgggcatcaacgaagagccctcgactacaacaagaggaccaaagtttgtttttttttccaaggtctggggtctcctgcccctaaacTCTCGTCCATAACATTCATATCcatatttctaaaataatatcGATTCAAAGGAAAACCAAACACTTACTTCTCTCCGAAGAAGCAATGAGCAGCAGACAGGACCCACTGGTCATTAATTAAAGAACCGCCACACCAATAAGTTCGGTAGACAGAGAATATtcccaaaatttttttaatctctgTTTTGGATTGTAAAGAAACCAGCCATGGTCTCATGCCTTCTTCGTAGGAATGGCCACCAATTAATGCCATCGATATTGGGTACTGATTCTCTGTCACATTGGGCCCTGGTAGAAAGAAAACaagtatttaataaattttaataaatatcaggTTTCGTGGTGTAGTGGTTATCACGTCTGCTTCACATGCAGAAGGCCGCGAGTTCGAGCCTCGCCGAAACCTGGGAagaaaatggcggtgccccagcatggccacagctcgtatgctgaaactagatgaaataaaaaaaaaaataattaaaaaatcggcacaggcatggctgtgtcataggaagcttgcttctcaaccacataattctgggttcagtcccactgcgtggcaccgtgggcaagtgtcttctgctatagcctcaggctgaccaaagctttgtaaatggatttggtagacagaaactgaaagaagcctgttgtgtctgtgtgtctttgtgtctgtgtttgtctcttatcatcacttgacaactgtcaTTGATGtgttaacttagtggttcagcaagagagactgatagaataagtactaggcttaagaaataagtcttggggttaatTCGTTTGACTAGAACCCtccgaggcagtgctccagcgtggccatagtcaaatgactgaaacaagtaaaacaaagaataaaagaatggatatgtaggttttaaattttggcagaaggccagcaagttcaggagagGGTGGAAGAGAattatatttaccccagtgtttaactggtacttattttatagacccccaaaaggatggaaagcaaagtcgaccccagcggcatttgaactcaacagaaagccagaagaaatgccgcaaagcattttctctggattctgccagttcacttctttatagtaaataaataggttaaaataataatatataggtatGACGTTAAACTATATCCAGTAATGAGGCCCTCGTTTGGGAGTTCCAGGCTTTTGAGGAGAGTTGAACCACCTCTTAAGCATTATTGCTCTCAGATCTACTCTGAGCCAGAGTTATAGCACCTATCAGAATCCTAGATATGAGTTAAATAGCATATCATGGATTTCCCTCCTGAAGAAAGTCTGTCACAGACAGCCTAACAGATCTAGGGCAGGTGGGACTCTTCAGCTCTTTAGCTGCTCCTCCAAGAGAAGGTAACTCTATACAGGTCCTACATCCCAATAACTACCAAGCTCATAGCACTCCTATCATATTTTAACTTCTCATTATCTCACCTAGAATTACTTCCCTTTCCATAATTCTCTCTGGCATGGGAGCTCTTTAATATTacaagttacaaattaagaaaaagGAACCAGTATAatttctaaagtggttggcattaggaagggcattcaggtGCAGAAACTGTGCCAACCGTGAGACATTAGAGCAAGATGACATCTGCTGACTGGCTGAGTTCTATTGAATTCTCCAATTCGTAACAATATAGAaggtggacataaaatgatgatgatatacatacatgtgcacacacacataaagatatatatatatatattccctcaaataataattattatatgtatatatatatatataattattatttgagggaataaaaatccaaacttacagggaaaaaaattcaatttagaaatactaaatcaaatttcacacaatataatatatatataaaaaattagaaaaaaacaccttttattaattcaaaataaacaattaacttaattaaattaaattaaatttctagATGGtgcaatttaattgttcattttgaattgataaaaggtggtttttttctaattttatatatatatatcggtgattGTCGTGTGCTGATGACGGGTAAATATCCAGAAACCCGGATCCAtatgtatcacgtcaggtcgacaaTTGGAagaatggcttccctttgcaaatactgatagggcacagaaagtgtgtcaatagccagctggagaagatgttctcctggggctacaagctacagtagcatccacccttagtggttagccacatttaagtggcaaatatacttcacaatgtcgtgcagctactgcttataccttgttcagagatttatatatatatatatatatatatatatatt includes the following:
- the LOC115221720 gene encoding trypsin-like isoform X1, coding for MSALRELSRMLALVLVMLMIIAITTAKPRPNVTENQYPISMALIGGHSYEEGMRPWLVSLQSKTEIKKILGIFSVYRTYWCGGSLINDQWVLSAAHCFFGENSAPISVGSWTARMASTHLKPSIKERFMNIVGKIFRKMKWRQWNVKVAKIIIHPNFQINAFHDDIALLKLAHPVPTHIHPKIKSVGLAHQGNSQFPENGKMCIMSGWGCTESGGTVTKHAQELKMPIMSNTECSKYFGLVSTDKICAGFNNKAKGICRGDSGGPLVCPSPYGWMQVGVASFTSKDHPENSPGVFTRVSQYRSWIDRVMRLNS
- the LOC115221720 gene encoding trypsin-like isoform X2, with the protein product MSALRELSRMLALVLVMLMIIAITTAKPRPNVTENQYPISMALIGGHSYEEGMRPWLVSLQSKTEIKKILGIFSVYRTYWCGGSLINDQWVLSAAHCFFGENSAPISVGSWTARMASTHLKPSIKERFMNIVGKIFRKMKWRQWNVKVAKIIIHPNFQINAFHDDIALLKLAHPVPTHIHPKIKSVGLAHQGNSQFPENGKMCIMSGWGCTESGGTVTKHAQELKMPIMSNTECSKYFGLVSTDKICAGFNNKAKGICRGDSGGPLVCPSPYGWMQVGVASFTSKDHPENSPGVFTRVSQYQSWIDRVMRLNS